The Sebaldella sp. S0638 sequence ATAGATAAATCAATATATGAAAAACAAATCTTTTATTATATCAGATTTAATTTACAGACTTTCTTGCACACTCCCATGAATATAACAGTACCTTTTCTTTTTTATTCTACATCGAATATATTAAAACTAATTTTGCATAACAGCAGGATGTGATTTCAAGAAGTCTGTAAATATATTGCGTCATCCTTTTTCAATATCCGGACTATTCAGAACCACATCTGCATTATGACGTCTTCGCGTTCATTGCTGCCCATAAATTACCTCTTCTTAAAATTTATTTTTTATACTTTTCAAATCACTTTTTTTTATACTCAGGTCAAAAACTTTATCTTTAATTGTTATTATAATTTCTGAATATTCAGGATCTGCATTTATTTTTTCAAGATACCTTATGTAATTTTCAAGTCTGTCTAAAGCCTTTATACGATATTTTGCTATTTCGCCCACAGGTCTATAGCTTTTTTCTAAATTGTAGCCATCAATATCAAATCCTAATACTACAGCGGGTGTAATATTTATTCCCTCGTCTTTCTCATACTTTATGAGTTTTAACATATCCTCTATTTCAAATCTTATTTTTCGTTCGCACAGAACCTGCAGACACTGCAATTCTTTCTCTTTTACAAAAAAATCAGCTAACGGCTCAAAAAATTCACTCTCTTTATACCAACCTCCATGCGCACAGGAAATAAGTTCTTTATAGCGTTTTTCATCCAGCCACTCGTTAAAAACGTGTTTTGTCCCCTCCTGCCACACAGCTAAGGCTTTCTCTCTTTCTTCTGGTGTTTCGCTACTTTTTCTTTCTGTTGATATTCCTTTATCTTTCATCCATTTTCTGATTTCTTTGCTAAATTTTGTATAACTCAAATTATTCACCTCATTAGTTCATTGTATTGTCTTCTTATTCGAATGCCTGTCAATAAAAGGTTTCATATCATCTGCCATATTTTTATTTTTCAGAAATTTAGTATTTTTACAAAAATAATTATAAGAAGTATACCATGTCAAACAATATAACTCAATATTTTCTGTATTTATATTTAAGTATCTACTTTCTCCGACTCTCCAGCTAATAGTATTTTCATTTTTCACATACTCGTAAAGTCCGATAATATTTTAACAAATCCAATAAATTGTAAAAAAAGAAAGCTTATATAAATAAGCCCTTTTTTCCAAAACTTTATAATAAGTTACCGTCTGCATCAATTGCTTTGTAAGCAGGACGAATAATCTTTTTATCAAAAACAATCTGTTCAATTCTGTGTGCATTCCAGCTAGCTATCCTCGAAGTGGCAAATAATGGTGTAAACATTATTTCCGGTATATTCAATAATTTATATACAAAACCTGAATAAAAGTCTACATTTGCACAAATTTCAAAATCATCTCCCCTGATTTCCTTAAATAATTCTTTTGAAATTTCCTCTATATTTTTATACAAATTAAATTCTTCGGTTTTATTCTTGGAAACTGCCAGTTCTTCTGCCTTTTCTTTCAGTAATTCTGCTCTTGGATCAGAAAGAGTATATATAGCATGCCCCATTCCGTATATAAGACCTGATTTATCAAATGCTTCCTTATGAAGAATTTTTCTCAGATAGTCTCTTAATTTTTCTTTATCAGAATAATCTACATTTTCTTTTATATTATTAATCATCTTTGAAACCATAGAATTTGCCCCGCCGTGTTTTGGACCTTTCAATGATCCTATTGCAGCGGAAATGGCTGAATAAGTGTCAGTTCCCGTCGAAGATACCACATGCGAAGTAAATGTGGAGTTATTACCTCCTCCGTGTTCTGCATGAATAACCAAAAGTAAATCGAGTGTAGTAGACTCTATTCGTGAAAAATCATTGTTGTGTCTAAACATATACAATATATTTTCTGCTATACTCAGATCAGCCCGCGGATGATGTATTACAAGACTGTCATTAAAATGTTTATGTCTGTAAGCATTATAACTATAAGTCAAAATACTCGGAAATTTTCCTATTATACTTAGTGCCTGTCTTATCAGATTATTTAATGATGTATCATCAGGATTATCATCTATAGTATATAAACATAAAACTGCTCTCTGAAGCTGATTCATAAGATCAATACTCGGTTTTCTCAGAAGAAAATTTTCCGTGAATTCTTCCGGCAGATTCTGAAATTCATTCAGACTGGCAATAAAAAGATTCAGTTCAGCTGATGTAGGTACTTCCCCGAATAAAAGCAGAAACATAGTCTTTTCAAATGAAAATCTATCCTCTACTTTTAATATTGCAGCGAGCTTTTTCAGTTCATAGTCTCTGTAATAAAGTCTCCCTTCCTCGGGAATCTTCTTATTATTTTCTATTCTATATCCATGCACAGAACCAATTTTTGTGAGTCCTACCAGTACCCCTGTACCGTTTTGATGTCTAAGTCCCCGCTTTACATCGTATTTTTCATATAGTTCAGGCTCTATGACATTATTCTGATTTATAATTTGTGAAAGAGAATCTAAAAATTTGTCATCCATTTAATCACTCCCGACTATAATTTTTTTATTATTTCTGCTGTAAGTTCCTCTGTTGTTGCACTACCTCCCAGATCTGCAGTCAAAACTTCCCCTTTTTCCAAAACCTTTAAAACTGCATTTTCTATTTGTACCGCTTTTTCATTTTCTTTTATATATTTCAGCATATCTATTGATGTAAATAATAATGCCAGCGGATTAGCCTTGTTCTGCCCCGCTATATCCGGTGCTGAACCGTGAACTGCCTCAAAAACCGCAATATCTTCACCAATATTAGCTCCGGGTGCCAGTCCCAATCCCCCTACCAAACCTGCACAAAGATCAGAAAGAATATCTCCGTACAGGTTCATAGTTACTATTACCTGATATTTTTCAGGGTTCATTACCAGCTGCATACACATATTATCTATTATTACTTCTTCTGTTGTTATTCCCGGATAATCCTTTGCGATCTCCCTTGCTGTATCCAGAAATAATCCGTCTGTTATTTTTAGTATATTGGCTTTATGAACCACAGTTACCTTGCTAAGATTATTGGCTTTTGCATATTCAAAAGCTGCTTTTATTATTCTGCTGCTTCCTTTTTTAGTGATTCTTTTTACAGCAATAGCTGAAGTTTCCTGTTCATTTTCGTACTTCTCCTCACCAATATATAGCCCTTCTGTATTTTCCCTGAATATAACCAAATCAATATTTTCATATTTTGTTTTTATTCCGGGCAGAGTTCTTATTGGTCTGATATTTGAATATAGATCATATTTTTTTCTAAGGTACACATTTATACTTCTGAATCCTTTTCCTATTGGTGTTGTTATCGGCCCTTTCAAAGCAACTTTATTTCTCTCTATACTTTTATATAATGAATCAGGAATAAGTTCCCCTGTTTCATTAAAGACTTTTTCACCGGCATTTTCTAATTCAAATTCCACCTGTACACCTGCTGCTTTAAATATATCAGTTACACTTTTTGATATTTCCGGACCAATTCCGTCTCCCGGAATGAGAGTTACTTTTCTCATAATTCCTCCTCTTTTTGTTATGTATTAAAATTCAGAACTTGTTGCAAAGTTCAAATATCCGCCATATTCCAGTATTTTCTTTTCTCTTTCGGAACCTGTAAATCTGGCTTCAAATTCTATATTTTTTGTTTTATTTGATATTTTAAATATTCCTGTTTCCAATGATGATTTTGTATCTTTGAATTCCAGTTCATCATATTCATCTATTTTGTCATAATCTTCTGTATTAATAAATTCCAATGGAATTATCCCTGCATTTACAAGATTCGCTTTATGTATTCTTGCAAAAGACTTTGCTATTACTGCTTTTATCCCCAGATATAACGGAAGCAGTGCCGCATGTTCCCTGCTCGACCCCTGACCGTAGTTATCTCCGCCTATTACAATACCGCCGTTGTTTTGTTCTGCTCTTTCCTTAAAATCAGGTATTATTGTAGAGAAACAATATTCAGATAACTTCGGAATATTCGATCTAAAAGGTAAGAGTTTTGCATTAGACGGACAAATATCATCTGTAGTAATATTATCCTTTGTTTTTAGTATTACCTTTCTGACAAAATCATTTTCAAGAGGTGTATTTATAGGGAAAGGCTTTATATTCGGCCCCATAACTATCTCTACATTACCTCTTCCTTCATCTGATTCAGGCGGATAAATATAATAATTATCATATAATGCATATTTTTCAGGGAATTCTACTTTTATATCGTCTCCAAAAGTTCTCGGATCAGTAAAATACCCCGTTATTGACGATACTGCTGCTGTTTCAGTACTCACAAGATAAACTTCTGCGTTCATCGTTCCGCATCTTCCCTTAAAGTTTCTGTTAAAAGTTCTTAATGAAATTCCTTCAGATTTCGGTGCCTGTCCCATACCTATACACGGACCGCATGATGCTTCCAGAACTCTTGCCCCTGCTGCTATCAAAGTAGCCAATGCGCCGTTTTCTGATATCATATTCATTATATTGCTTGAACCTGGAGATAAAACAAGGCTTACATCCGGATGTACCTTTTTACCCTCAAGTATCTTTGCCAGTTTCATAAAGTCTGAATAAGACGAGTTAGTACAAGAACCTATTGCTATCTGATCCACTTTTATTTTCTCATCTTCGGGTATTTCATGAACATTATCCGGACTGTGAGGAAATGCTGCAAGCGGCTCCAACTCATTCAGGTTTACTACTAATTTCTCATCATACACAGCGTCACTGTCAGCCGAAAGCGGTATGTAATCTTCTTCACGGCCTTGCTTTTTCAGAAAGTCCAGAGTTTCTGCATCACTTTCAAAAATTGATGTAGTAGCTCCCAGTTCTGCTCCCATATTTGTGATTGTTGCTCTGTCATCTACAGATAGTGATTTTACACCTTCCCCTGTATATTCTATTACATAGCCTACTCCGCCTTTTACTGTAAGTTCTCTCAGAACATGCAGTATTATGTCTTTAGCAGATACCCACGGCTGTAATTTCCCTTTTAATTCTACATTATAAACTTTTGGAGCTTTCAGATAGTAAAGCCCTCTGGCCATACCAATTGCCACGTCAAGTCCTCCGGCTCCTATGGCAATCATTCCAAGACCTCCTCCTGTAGGAGTATGACTGTCCGAACCAATTAATATTTTTCCGGGCTTTCCAAACTTCTCAAGATGAAGTCTGTGACATATCCCGTTCCCGGGCTTAGAAAAAACAATTCCGTGTTTTGCCGCTGAAGTTTTTATAAATTCATGATCATCGGCATTTTCAAAACTCGCCTGCAGCATATTGTGATCAATATACGCCACTGATACTTCTGTTTTTACCTTATCTACATTCATTGCATTCAGCTGTAAATAAGCCATTGTTCCTGTAGAATCTTGAGTCAGAGTCTGATGGACTTTAACACAGATTTCTTCTCCCGGTTTCAATTCACCTTTCAGCAAATTTTGACCTAGTATTTTGTAAGTTAAACTTAGTCCCATTCTTCTTTTGTCCTCCAAAAATTTATTTTATTAATATTTTTATAAACCTAAACTTAAAATAATTATATATTAAATATTTCTGTTTTTCTGATTTCACTGCTTTTCAAACGGTAAAACGCATATACTACCCAGCTTTGCACTTTTACATAAACATAAATATAAAATATTCAAACATACGTTTTGTTTATGAATAATGACGGTAAGTATATATATAAATGATATATAAGATTATAAGGTTAAAAAGGGAGTTTGTCAAGAGGTATTAAGAAATAATATTATCATATTTACAGAGTTCATCTATTTTCCTGAATATTCCCTATCTTATCCTTATATGATAACAGTAAAATTTCTTACTTGTCAAGAAAAAACAAGAGCCTGATCATATTTTTATGTGCCTTTTTTTTAATTACTCACAGCCGGTATAAATTAAAGGCCGGACTTCTTTAAGCCCAGCCTTTTAATATAGCTAATTTCTATTATAAATTCTCAATTTTACATTATTAAGGTCATTAATCATAAAATACCCGTCTTTTATATCTAAATCAGGATACTTTAGTATTTTTTGCGCATTATTTTTTATATGTTCGAATCTTTCGCTGTCTACCTCATATTCAATCATTTCAAGCCCTGAATCATTTTCTTCCCCGGGCTTTGATATTCTTGAATCCCAGTGATTAAATGCAAAATGATGATGATATCCGTCATATGACAAAAATACTGCCTTGGGCATTACAGATGTCTTATTCAAAAGCAATATATCCTCATAAAATTTTCTTATTGCTGGAATATCTATCCCCTGCATATGAACATGTCCTACTTTTGTTCCCACAGGCATTCTAAAGTCTGAATTACTGCTAAGATAATAAAGTTCATTGGCATTTAGCTCCAAAGTCTCCATAATTACATCACCATTTTTATCATACTTCCAGTTATCCTCTTTTCTGTCTGCATATATTTCAATGCCGTTGCCTTCCGGATCATTAAGATAAATAGCTTCACTTACCAGATGGTCTGCTGCACCTACTCCCTCAAATTTTATTTCTATAATATGTTTAAGAAAGCCGGCAAGATCTGTTCGTTCAGGTAGTAAATACGCTACATGGTATAAATTTGCCGTTTCAGGCTTTCTGTAATTAATTTTGCTGTTTGTTTTCAGTATAAGCAGAGTATCTCTGTCTGTTCCGAGTTCTGTTTCTTCTCTACTTTGTTTTCTTACTTTCATTCCCAGAACATTTTCATAGAAAGCTGTCATTTTATCTATATCTTTTACTTTTAATATTATTTTGTCTATTTTCATCATAATTAACACCTCTTATATTTGTATAAGCAATTATAATTCTTTTTGAAACAATTGTCAAGTAAAAAGAGACGGTTCATACAAAACCTAAATAGTCCACTCATTATGCACAATAGCAGTAAGGTAATATTTACCTTTATATAACTCATATACAAGTCTCAGGCTTTTCCAGTCCAGATATGCATATTTTTCAGTTCCCGGAATATAATATTCTACAATTTCACTATCTGGAAAAATACTGTTGATATTTTCATAAGTATTACCAGTCCCCATTATACCGTCAAAATTTGGTTCATATTCTATATAATCAGAATCATAAATAAATCTGTCAAAATAGTCATCAAATGTAAGTAAAATA is a genomic window containing:
- a CDS encoding citrate/2-methylcitrate synthase — encoded protein: MDDKFLDSLSQIINQNNVIEPELYEKYDVKRGLRHQNGTGVLVGLTKIGSVHGYRIENNKKIPEEGRLYYRDYELKKLAAILKVEDRFSFEKTMFLLLFGEVPTSAELNLFIASLNEFQNLPEEFTENFLLRKPSIDLMNQLQRAVLCLYTIDDNPDDTSLNNLIRQALSIIGKFPSILTYSYNAYRHKHFNDSLVIHHPRADLSIAENILYMFRHNNDFSRIESTTLDLLLVIHAEHGGGNNSTFTSHVVSSTGTDTYSAISAAIGSLKGPKHGGANSMVSKMINNIKENVDYSDKEKLRDYLRKILHKEAFDKSGLIYGMGHAIYTLSDPRAELLKEKAEELAVSKNKTEEFNLYKNIEEISKELFKEIRGDDFEICANVDFYSGFVYKLLNIPEIMFTPLFATSRIASWNAHRIEQIVFDKKIIRPAYKAIDADGNLL
- a CDS encoding isocitrate/isopropylmalate dehydrogenase family protein; this translates as MRKVTLIPGDGIGPEISKSVTDIFKAAGVQVEFELENAGEKVFNETGELIPDSLYKSIERNKVALKGPITTPIGKGFRSINVYLRKKYDLYSNIRPIRTLPGIKTKYENIDLVIFRENTEGLYIGEEKYENEQETSAIAVKRITKKGSSRIIKAAFEYAKANNLSKVTVVHKANILKITDGLFLDTAREIAKDYPGITTEEVIIDNMCMQLVMNPEKYQVIVTMNLYGDILSDLCAGLVGGLGLAPGANIGEDIAVFEAVHGSAPDIAGQNKANPLALLFTSIDMLKYIKENEKAVQIENAVLKVLEKGEVLTADLGGSATTEELTAEIIKKL
- a CDS encoding aconitate hydratase gives rise to the protein MGLSLTYKILGQNLLKGELKPGEEICVKVHQTLTQDSTGTMAYLQLNAMNVDKVKTEVSVAYIDHNMLQASFENADDHEFIKTSAAKHGIVFSKPGNGICHRLHLEKFGKPGKILIGSDSHTPTGGGLGMIAIGAGGLDVAIGMARGLYYLKAPKVYNVELKGKLQPWVSAKDIILHVLRELTVKGGVGYVIEYTGEGVKSLSVDDRATITNMGAELGATTSIFESDAETLDFLKKQGREEDYIPLSADSDAVYDEKLVVNLNELEPLAAFPHSPDNVHEIPEDEKIKVDQIAIGSCTNSSYSDFMKLAKILEGKKVHPDVSLVLSPGSSNIMNMISENGALATLIAAGARVLEASCGPCIGMGQAPKSEGISLRTFNRNFKGRCGTMNAEVYLVSTETAAVSSITGYFTDPRTFGDDIKVEFPEKYALYDNYYIYPPESDEGRGNVEIVMGPNIKPFPINTPLENDFVRKVILKTKDNITTDDICPSNAKLLPFRSNIPKLSEYCFSTIIPDFKERAEQNNGGIVIGGDNYGQGSSREHAALLPLYLGIKAVIAKSFARIHKANLVNAGIIPLEFINTEDYDKIDEYDELEFKDTKSSLETGIFKISNKTKNIEFEARFTGSEREKKILEYGGYLNFATSSEF
- a CDS encoding VOC family protein, translating into MMKIDKIILKVKDIDKMTAFYENVLGMKVRKQSREETELGTDRDTLLILKTNSKINYRKPETANLYHVAYLLPERTDLAGFLKHIIEIKFEGVGAADHLVSEAIYLNDPEGNGIEIYADRKEDNWKYDKNGDVIMETLELNANELYYLSSNSDFRMPVGTKVGHVHMQGIDIPAIRKFYEDILLLNKTSVMPKAVFLSYDGYHHHFAFNHWDSRISKPGEENDSGLEMIEYEVDSERFEHIKNNAQKILKYPDLDIKDGYFMINDLNNVKLRIYNRN